The following proteins are co-located in the Tachysurus vachellii isolate PV-2020 chromosome 17, HZAU_Pvac_v1, whole genome shotgun sequence genome:
- the LOC132859856 gene encoding gig2-like protein DreN — translation MPITFSGWEACCETFKELQPGQTPRKSHGYTMFHGTHKSNAQTIITNGFKPSSGGTLGAGVYCSRDIKKAMSYPAFCASNDRVVFKLRVRVGKVKRIDNQCMHLQTTWHQQGYDTAWLPASVLGLEEDCVWDPKRITVVAIAHCGDAAMKNSLESLIKQQGNGPGQEANGSEGTLCKSCGMQTQDTHIVEKCWVCKTAICAFMRKHVCLKK, via the coding sequence ATGCCGATCACATTCAGTGGATGGGAGGCCTGCTGCGAAACCTTTAAGGAGCTCCAACCAGGTCAGACCCCCAGAAAAAGCCATGGCTACACCATGTTCCACGGGACACACAAAAGCAATGCCCAGACTATAATAACTAACGGATTCAAGCCTTCCTCTGGAGGAACACTGGGAGCAGGTGTCTACTGCAGCAGGGACATTAAGAAAGCCATGAGCTACCCAGCCTTTTGTGCTTCTAATGACAGAGTAGTTTTCAAGCTGCGGGTGAGAGTGGGCAAGGTGAAGAGGATTGACAACCAGTGCATGCATCTGCAGACCACATGGCATCAGCAAGGATATGACACAGCCTGGCTTCCCGCCTCTGTGTTGGGCCTTGAGGAAGACTGTGTGTGGGACCCGAAGCGAATCACAGTCGTAGCTATAGCGCACTGTGGGGATGCTGCCATGAAAAATTCTTTGGAGAGTCTTATAAAGCAGCAAGGAAACGGACCAGGACAAGAGGCAAATGGGTCAGAGGGGACACTTTGCAAGAGCTGTGGAATGcagacacaggacacacacattgTAGAGAAGTGCTGGGTCTGTAAGACAGCTATTTGTGCTTTCATGAGAAAGCATGTTTGCTTAAAAAAGTGA